A window of the Zeugodacus cucurbitae isolate PBARC_wt_2022May chromosome 4, idZeuCucr1.2, whole genome shotgun sequence genome harbors these coding sequences:
- the LOC105212965 gene encoding uncharacterized protein LOC105212965 yields the protein MSAKNVNSLVGATTRYIAGRNAMQTVYWRTLPGSDGRMVKIHKNCEFDKVQNLPAKIRLQCYNKNYWTPMEQTH from the coding sequence ATGTCTGCGAAAAATGTGAATTCATTGGTCGGCGCCACCACCCGCTACATCGCTGGCCGAAATGCAATGCAGACAGTCTATTGGCGCACACTGCCCGGAAGCGATGGACGCATGGTGAAGATACACAAAAATTGCGAATTCGATAAAGTACAGAACCTGCCCGCCAAAATTCGTTTGCAATGTTACAATAAAAACTACTGGACGCCAATGGAGCAGACACATTGA